From Penaeus vannamei isolate JL-2024 chromosome 12, ASM4276789v1, whole genome shotgun sequence, the proteins below share one genomic window:
- the LOC138863540 gene encoding uncharacterized protein — protein sequence MAFVDYEKAFDSIKHKAVFEALDKQGGRQKCVNILKQDYKNGMEEIFKRVELNVGKNINGEKIYNLRFADIILFVESEEQLRELLIRLIEEGKKDCMKINKEKTNIMCNVVVKGTPRQGINVDNERLKEMKEYMYL from the exons ATGGCATTTGTGGActacgaaaaggcatttgactccaTCAAACATAAAGCCGTATTTGAAGCCCTTGACAAGCAGGGAGGTCGGCAAAAATGTGTCAACATTCTGAAGCAAGATTACAAAAATG GGATGGAAGAAATCTTCAAAAGAGTAGAACTTAATGTTGGGAAAAACATCaatggagaaaaaatatacaacctTAGATTTGCCGACATCATACTTTTTGTAGAAAGTGAAGAGCAGCTCCGGGAACTTCTCATCAGACTCatcgaggaaggaaagaaagactgcatgaaaattaataaagagaaaacCAATATCATGTGCAATGTAGTAGTGAAAGGAACACCAAGACAGGGaatcaatgttgataatgaaagacttaaagaaatgaaggagtacatgtatttataa
- the LOC113813550 gene encoding chymotrypsin-2 isoform X3, translating to MFATLTFLFAALCVSAVTEVPLWELEPFSPIELRDEGPPPPESSEGPPLRQRIMGGREATPFTRKYQAFLRAKNHFCGAAIISDQFVLTAAHCVARTDYTMVVIMGIHDLRRKQKFSQEIIVVGSFIHPEYGNGFTISNDIAVVKLQRRIRYHRNISPIKLPTRDIDLNTPIVVTGWGKTSATDRNQPTTLREIVFRTISYHECKNHYKWMGNDMFCARAKETSALCKGDTGGPAMHDGYLVGIVPVITNDCNSVKKPQGFTKVYHHVNWIKRAMLDNYTIPNGCNILDLSLVLIVLAQLFVYWI from the exons GAGCCGTTTTCTCCAATCGAGTTGCGTGATgaaggacctcctcctcctgagTCTTCTGAAGGACCTCCTCTTC GCCAGCGCATCATGGGAGGTCGTGAGGCAACTCCATTCACGCGCAAGTACCAGGCTTTTCTGAGAGCAAAAAATCATTTCTGTGGGGCTGCTATCATCAGTGACCAGTTTGTCTTGACAGCTGCCCACTGCGTAGC ccGCACTGACTACACAATGGTTGTAATTATGGGCATACACGATCTAAGGAGGAAGCAAAAGTTTTCCCAGGAGATTATCGTTGTGGGGTCATTCATCCATCCTGAATATGGCAACGGATTCACGATCAGCAATGACATTGCTGTTGTGAAACTGCAGAGGAGGATACGTTATCATC GTAATATTTCCCCTATTAAATTGCCGACTCGGGACATAGACTTGAATACGCCTATAGTGGTCACCGGCTGGGGAAAAACTT CGGCGACGGATCGAAATCAACCGACTACTCTCCGAGAGATAGTTTTCCGGACCATCTCTTATCATGAATGCAAGAACCATTATAAATGGATGGGCAATGACATGTTCTGCGCAAGGGCGAAGGAGACGTCTGCGCTCTGTAAA ggCGACACAGGGGGTCCAGCAATGCATGATGGCTATCTCGTGGGCATCGTACCCGTCATCACGAACGACTGTAACAGTGTGAAGAAGCCTCAAGGATTTACCAAGGTTTATCATCATGTCAACTGGATTAAGCGTGCAATGCTTGATAATTACACGATTCCCAATGGATGCAATATTTTGGATTTGTCTTTAGTTCTTATTGTATTGGCTCAACTCTTTGTGTACTGGATATAG
- the LOC113813550 gene encoding chymotrypsin-2 isoform X1, which produces MFATLTFLFAALCVSAVTEVPLWELEPFSPIELRDEGPPPPESSEGPPLPGQRIMGGREATPFTRKYQAFLRAKNHFCGAAIISDQFVLTAAHCVARTDYTMVVIMGIHDLRRKQKFSQEIIVVGSFIHPEYGNGFTISNDIAVVKLQRRIRYHRNISPIKLPTRDIDLNTPIVVTGWGKTSATDRNQPTTLREIVFRTISYHECKNHYKWMGNDMFCARAKETSALCKGDTGGPAMHDGYLVGIVPVITNDCNSVKKPQGFTKVYHHVNWIKRAMLDNYTIPNGCNILDLSLVLIVLAQLFVYWI; this is translated from the exons GAGCCGTTTTCTCCAATCGAGTTGCGTGATgaaggacctcctcctcctgagTCTTCTGAAGGACCTCCTCTTC CAGGCCAGCGCATCATGGGAGGTCGTGAGGCAACTCCATTCACGCGCAAGTACCAGGCTTTTCTGAGAGCAAAAAATCATTTCTGTGGGGCTGCTATCATCAGTGACCAGTTTGTCTTGACAGCTGCCCACTGCGTAGC ccGCACTGACTACACAATGGTTGTAATTATGGGCATACACGATCTAAGGAGGAAGCAAAAGTTTTCCCAGGAGATTATCGTTGTGGGGTCATTCATCCATCCTGAATATGGCAACGGATTCACGATCAGCAATGACATTGCTGTTGTGAAACTGCAGAGGAGGATACGTTATCATC GTAATATTTCCCCTATTAAATTGCCGACTCGGGACATAGACTTGAATACGCCTATAGTGGTCACCGGCTGGGGAAAAACTT CGGCGACGGATCGAAATCAACCGACTACTCTCCGAGAGATAGTTTTCCGGACCATCTCTTATCATGAATGCAAGAACCATTATAAATGGATGGGCAATGACATGTTCTGCGCAAGGGCGAAGGAGACGTCTGCGCTCTGTAAA ggCGACACAGGGGGTCCAGCAATGCATGATGGCTATCTCGTGGGCATCGTACCCGTCATCACGAACGACTGTAACAGTGTGAAGAAGCCTCAAGGATTTACCAAGGTTTATCATCATGTCAACTGGATTAAGCGTGCAATGCTTGATAATTACACGATTCCCAATGGATGCAATATTTTGGATTTGTCTTTAGTTCTTATTGTATTGGCTCAACTCTTTGTGTACTGGATATAG